A region from the Bradyrhizobium erythrophlei genome encodes:
- a CDS encoding phage terminase large subunit translates to MPARYKGVFGGRGSGKSHFFGELLVETCQAERGTLAVCIREAQRTLAQSSKRLIESKVAALGLGHRFKIYSDKIETPGDGIIIFRGMQGYTFKAVITVIVTGFVGAVWLGIKVMLGK, encoded by the coding sequence ATGCCCGCGCGGTACAAAGGCGTGTTCGGCGGCCGCGGCTCGGGAAAATCGCACTTCTTCGGTGAGCTTCTGGTCGAGACCTGCCAGGCCGAGCGCGGCACGCTGGCGGTCTGCATTCGCGAGGCGCAACGGACGCTGGCGCAATCTTCCAAGCGCCTGATCGAAAGCAAGGTCGCCGCCCTCGGTCTCGGCCACCGCTTCAAGATCTATAGCGACAAGATCGAGACGCCGGGCGATGGCATCATCATCTTCCGCGGCATGCAGGGCTACACCTTCAAGGCGGTCATCACCGTGATCGTCACCGGGTTTGTCGGAGCAGTCTGGCTCGGCATCAAGGTCATGCTCGGCAAATGA
- a CDS encoding (2Fe-2S)-binding protein → MAQSSSAHRSGAPIPIPDKLSVQIRINGVETTLNIAPWTTLLDALRDHLDLTGTKKGCDHGQCGACTVLVDGRRINSCLVLAVMKDGASITTIEGLAMKDRLHPLQQAFIDHDAFQCGYCTPGQICSAAGLIAEGKAKSVDEIRELMSGNICRCGAYPNIVAAIQQAMGQMDGKP, encoded by the coding sequence ATGGCTCAATCAAGCTCGGCGCACCGAAGCGGAGCTCCAATCCCGATACCCGACAAGCTGTCGGTACAGATAAGGATCAATGGAGTGGAAACGACGCTCAACATTGCGCCGTGGACCACGCTCCTCGACGCCTTGCGGGATCATCTCGATCTGACGGGCACCAAGAAGGGGTGCGACCACGGGCAATGTGGCGCCTGCACGGTGCTGGTCGACGGCCGGCGGATCAATTCCTGCCTCGTGCTAGCCGTGATGAAGGATGGTGCCAGCATCACGACCATCGAAGGATTGGCAATGAAGGATCGGCTGCATCCGCTGCAGCAGGCATTTATCGACCATGATGCGTTCCAGTGCGGCTATTGCACGCCAGGACAGATTTGTTCTGCGGCTGGTCTGATCGCCGAAGGAAAAGCGAAGAGCGTGGACGAAATCCGCGAACTGATGAGCGGCAACATCTGCCGATGCGGCGCCTATCCAAACATTGTGGCGGCGATCCAGCAGGCCATGGGCCAGATGGACGGCAAACCATGA
- a CDS encoding ABC transporter substrate-binding protein, which produces MNRRELITLMGGAAFWPFAAVAQTAKVYRIGTLTPGLPIVAQAGPGAILFDALAKRGYVLGQNLVLESRGAAGKIDLVPQMMQELKAANVDVVVTISYPAAAAAKASGVTTVLASGSGDPVKTGLVESLARPGGTVTGIADDASMLSTKRLSLLTALSPKLRRIAMLWNMEDLGMSLRYQASAQAAEGVGITVQPLGVREPDDFNAAFAAMTRDPPDAILMVSDSLTLLNRKRVIDYAAEHRLPAIYEADSIVRDGGLMSYGADLQESFDRAAAMVDHIFKGAKPADLPVEQPTRYQFVINLKTAKSIGLEIPPTLTALADEVIE; this is translated from the coding sequence ATGAATCGGCGCGAGTTGATCACGCTCATGGGTGGCGCGGCTTTTTGGCCGTTCGCCGCCGTTGCCCAGACGGCGAAGGTGTATCGCATCGGCACCCTCACCCCCGGCCTTCCGATCGTTGCCCAAGCCGGCCCTGGCGCAATTCTGTTCGATGCGCTGGCTAAGCGCGGCTATGTGCTGGGACAGAACCTCGTCCTCGAGAGTCGCGGCGCCGCCGGCAAGATCGATCTGGTGCCGCAGATGATGCAGGAGCTGAAGGCCGCCAATGTGGATGTGGTGGTCACCATCAGCTATCCGGCCGCGGCGGCGGCCAAGGCATCGGGCGTCACAACCGTGCTGGCGTCCGGCTCGGGCGATCCGGTCAAGACGGGGCTGGTCGAAAGCCTCGCGCGGCCGGGCGGCACCGTGACCGGCATCGCCGACGACGCCTCTATGCTCTCCACCAAGCGGCTTTCGCTGCTGACCGCATTGTCGCCAAAGCTCCGCCGGATCGCGATGCTGTGGAACATGGAAGATCTCGGCATGTCGCTGCGCTACCAGGCTTCGGCACAGGCTGCTGAGGGCGTCGGGATCACCGTGCAGCCGCTCGGTGTGCGCGAGCCCGACGATTTCAATGCGGCGTTCGCGGCGATGACGCGCGATCCGCCAGACGCCATCCTGATGGTCTCGGACTCGCTGACGCTGCTCAACCGCAAGCGCGTGATCGACTATGCCGCCGAGCACAGGCTGCCGGCGATCTATGAGGCAGACTCCATCGTTCGCGACGGCGGGCTGATGTCCTACGGCGCCGACCTGCAGGAATCCTTCGATCGCGCCGCTGCGATGGTCGACCATATTTTCAAGGGTGCAAAGCCCGCCGACCTTCCGGTCGAGCAGCCGACCCGCTACCAGTTCGTGATCAATCTCAAGACCGCGAAGTCGATCGGGCTCGAAATTCCGCCGACGCTGACGGCGCTCGCCGATGAAGTGATCGAGTAA
- a CDS encoding xanthine dehydrogenase family protein molybdopterin-binding subunit, whose translation MTNYIGTATSRVDGRAKVTGEARYAGEFNAGGLAYGSVIVANIPKGRIARVDASKALRVEGVLDVLTHQNRPRMAAMDQAWKDDVAPEEGSPFRPLYDDKILFSGQPVALVLAEEWEIARYAATLVQIEYETQAFVTDLHERRQQAFVVEKPDKPRGDAAQAYAAAEVRHEAEYFIPTEHHNPMELFASTVTWNGDGKLTVYDKTQGVQNVQRYLCSIFAKKPDDLRVISPFVGGAFGAGLRPQYQVVLAVLGALALERSVRLVLTRQQMYGLGHRPATIERLSLGAKSDGTLEAITHEALAVTSQFEDFSRNDTAWSAQLYKSANATYVHRLAKLDVPTSCDMRAPGAATGVYALECAMDELAVALKLDPVELRLRCYSDRDQNEDLPYTSKQLRECYRQGAAAFGWDKRTPAPRSMRDGADLVGWGMATGVWEALQMPTAARIVLGANGHAEVSCAASDIGTGTYTILAQVAADTLGLPIENISVKLGDSTLPQAPVEGGSWMAASASHAVVATAEDIRKELFALAKKMKASPLGNAELEDVTLADGKIVSRLDADSSVSIADVMRHGGIDRIEREKTNSFPEDISHARNTHSAVFAEVKIDEQLGVIRVSRVVSAVAAGRILNTKTAHSQIMGGVVWGIGMALHEETLFDHRYGRIMNANIAEYHVPVNADIHDIQVIFVDEPDRIINPLGIKGLGEIGIVGVAAAIANAIYHATGKRVRDLPITLDKLQG comes from the coding sequence ATGACGAACTACATTGGTACCGCGACCTCCCGTGTCGACGGCCGTGCCAAGGTCACCGGCGAGGCCAGATATGCCGGCGAGTTCAATGCCGGCGGATTAGCCTATGGCAGCGTCATCGTGGCGAATATACCGAAGGGGCGCATCGCGCGCGTCGATGCCAGCAAGGCGTTGCGCGTCGAAGGCGTGCTTGACGTGCTTACCCACCAGAACCGGCCACGCATGGCCGCTATGGACCAGGCCTGGAAAGACGATGTCGCGCCGGAGGAAGGCTCTCCGTTCCGTCCGCTCTACGACGACAAGATCCTGTTCAGTGGTCAGCCGGTGGCGCTGGTGCTGGCCGAGGAATGGGAGATCGCGCGCTACGCGGCCACGCTCGTGCAGATCGAGTATGAGACGCAGGCATTCGTCACCGATCTGCATGAACGGCGGCAACAGGCCTTTGTCGTCGAAAAACCCGACAAACCCCGCGGCGATGCCGCCCAGGCCTATGCGGCAGCCGAAGTTCGCCACGAAGCCGAGTATTTCATCCCGACCGAACATCACAATCCGATGGAATTGTTTGCTTCAACGGTGACGTGGAACGGCGATGGCAAGCTCACGGTTTATGACAAGACACAGGGCGTGCAGAACGTGCAGCGGTATCTCTGCAGTATCTTCGCCAAAAAGCCGGACGATTTACGCGTCATATCGCCGTTTGTGGGCGGAGCCTTCGGCGCGGGGCTGCGCCCGCAATACCAGGTGGTGCTCGCTGTGCTGGGCGCATTGGCGCTGGAACGCTCGGTCCGGCTGGTGCTCACACGCCAGCAAATGTACGGACTGGGCCATCGGCCGGCTACCATTGAACGGCTGTCTCTTGGCGCGAAGTCGGACGGAACCCTTGAGGCGATCACCCACGAGGCGCTTGCGGTGACCTCACAGTTCGAGGATTTTTCCCGCAACGACACCGCCTGGTCGGCACAGCTCTACAAATCCGCCAATGCCACCTACGTGCACCGGCTGGCGAAGCTGGACGTTCCAACCTCATGCGACATGCGCGCGCCGGGAGCGGCGACGGGGGTTTACGCGCTCGAGTGCGCAATGGACGAGCTTGCGGTGGCACTGAAGCTTGATCCCGTCGAGTTGCGGCTACGCTGTTACTCGGATCGGGACCAGAACGAGGATCTACCCTATACCAGCAAGCAGCTGCGCGAATGCTACCGGCAGGGAGCCGCGGCCTTTGGCTGGGACAAGCGAACGCCTGCACCGCGCTCGATGCGCGATGGAGCCGACCTTGTTGGCTGGGGCATGGCAACCGGCGTCTGGGAAGCCCTGCAGATGCCCACGGCCGCACGCATCGTGCTGGGCGCAAACGGACACGCAGAGGTGTCGTGCGCGGCTTCCGACATCGGCACCGGTACCTACACCATTCTGGCGCAGGTCGCGGCCGACACGCTGGGCCTGCCGATCGAGAACATCAGCGTCAAGCTCGGCGATTCCACGCTTCCACAGGCCCCCGTCGAAGGCGGATCCTGGATGGCGGCCTCGGCGTCGCATGCGGTCGTGGCGACGGCGGAAGATATCCGCAAAGAGCTGTTCGCTCTGGCCAAAAAAATGAAAGCTTCACCGCTGGGAAACGCAGAACTCGAGGATGTCACACTCGCGGACGGCAAGATCGTCAGCCGCCTGGACGCGGACTCCTCCGTCTCAATCGCCGATGTCATGCGCCATGGCGGCATAGACAGAATCGAACGAGAGAAGACAAATTCCTTTCCCGAAGACATCTCGCACGCACGCAACACGCACTCGGCAGTCTTCGCCGAGGTAAAGATCGATGAACAACTTGGCGTCATCCGCGTCAGTCGCGTCGTTAGCGCGGTCGCGGCAGGGCGTATTCTCAACACCAAGACCGCCCACAGCCAGATCATGGGCGGCGTCGTCTGGGGTATCGGTATGGCGTTGCACGAGGAGACCCTATTCGACCACCGATACGGCCGTATCATGAACGCCAATATTGCCGAATACCATGTGCCGGTAAATGCTGACATACACGACATCCAGGTGATCTTCGTCGACGAGCCGGATCGGATAATCAATCCGCTCGGCATCAAGGGGCTCGGCGAGATCGGCATCGTCGGCGTGGCGGCAGCCATCGCCAACGCGATCTATCACGCCACCGGAAAGCGCGTGCGCGATCTGCCGATCACGCTGGACAAACTGCAGGGCTAG
- a CDS encoding CaiB/BaiF CoA transferase family protein: MTARPQLPDRVPRTNGAPTALDGLLVVDFTRVVAGPACTQTLADFGAEVIKIENPDGGDDTRHYEHADLAGESAAFVSLNRNKRGIALDLAKPEGCRVARELIARADVVVENFSSGVMKKYGLDYASVAPANPRLIYCSISAYGRHGPFASRPGFDPITQAESGFMSLNGFPDGPPVRTGPPAVDLLTGMSACNAILLALVARDRLGRGQHVEVALFDTAVAMTQFYGMAYLMSGVNPTRQGNSPNGSPSVGVYEASDAPFYIACANDRLYRRLVIEVLGRPDLASGEFGDRRSRTANKEKLRAILTGIFVQDLREKWVAKMKSANIPVGYLRTVEEAFNSPELRERHRVSQIPHPAAGSVPNIESPINLGFTPAIDPVAAPLLGEHTKEVLRKTLGYDDARIAALSEAGAFGMVATVGAS, translated from the coding sequence ATGACCGCCAGACCACAATTGCCGGACCGCGTGCCACGAACCAACGGCGCGCCGACTGCGCTCGACGGTCTGCTGGTGGTGGATTTCACGCGGGTGGTCGCCGGTCCTGCCTGTACACAAACGCTGGCCGATTTTGGCGCCGAGGTCATCAAGATCGAGAACCCGGACGGCGGCGACGATACGCGGCATTATGAACACGCGGACCTCGCCGGCGAGAGCGCTGCCTTCGTGAGCCTGAATCGGAACAAGCGCGGCATCGCGCTTGATCTTGCCAAGCCCGAGGGTTGCCGGGTTGCGCGTGAACTGATCGCGCGGGCGGATGTCGTGGTGGAAAACTTCTCCTCCGGCGTGATGAAGAAGTATGGCCTCGACTATGCGTCGGTCGCGCCAGCCAATCCCCGCCTGATCTATTGCTCGATCTCCGCTTACGGCCGCCACGGGCCGTTCGCGTCCCGTCCGGGCTTCGATCCCATCACCCAGGCCGAAAGCGGATTTATGTCGCTCAACGGCTTTCCAGACGGGCCACCGGTGCGGACCGGACCACCGGCTGTCGACTTGTTGACGGGCATGTCAGCCTGCAACGCGATCTTGCTGGCGCTTGTTGCCCGCGATCGACTCGGCCGCGGCCAGCATGTCGAGGTCGCGCTGTTCGACACCGCAGTGGCGATGACCCAATTTTACGGCATGGCCTATTTGATGAGCGGCGTAAATCCGACCCGCCAGGGCAATTCGCCGAACGGATCGCCCTCCGTTGGCGTCTACGAGGCTTCCGACGCTCCATTTTATATCGCCTGTGCCAATGACCGGCTGTATCGCCGCCTCGTCATCGAAGTGCTCGGCCGGCCAGATCTCGCCAGCGGCGAATTCGGCGACCGGCGTTCACGAACGGCGAACAAGGAGAAGCTGCGCGCGATCCTCACCGGGATTTTTGTGCAGGATCTTCGTGAGAAGTGGGTCGCGAAGATGAAATCGGCCAACATTCCCGTCGGCTATCTGCGGACGGTCGAGGAGGCGTTCAATTCGCCGGAATTGCGCGAGCGCCATCGTGTCAGCCAGATTCCGCACCCAGCCGCGGGCTCCGTCCCCAACATCGAATCGCCGATCAATCTCGGCTTCACGCCGGCCATCGACCCCGTCGCCGCGCCGCTGCTCGGCGAGCACACCAAGGAAGTCCTGCGCAAGACGCTCGGCTATGATGACGCGCGCATCGCCGCGTTGTCCGAGGCCGGCGCTTTCGGGATGGTAGCGACGGTTGGAGCCAGCTGA
- a CDS encoding patatin-like phospholipase family protein, whose protein sequence is MRLALIGLSIFLTGGCATIAPRNVLPQASAAQIELEGFHNIRFWGDAPARDIQAIMMEDAPRAEMRSLSGAEKHSPVSNLLAISGGAEDGAFGAGLLVGWSDAGTRPVFDLVTGVSSGALIAPFAFLGRERDGQLREIFTKYGRQDIFTYNVPGLLKGSALADDAPLARLIEKYVDDAFLQEIANERIRGRILLIGTTNLDTQRPVMWDMGRIAMSHNPDAKSLFHRILLASATLPGVFPPVRIQVRVGGQNYDELHVDGGVTRQVFIAPSIFSFTFHDQKSARPAAKPRLFVIKNGKIDPEWQSVDENVLSITQRSISTLIKNQGIGDLYRIYSVTRRDGIDFNLASIPPDFKDTSDEPFDQKYMVALFERGYDLASHNYSWVKAPPGMESATQVHNAQN, encoded by the coding sequence ATGCGTCTTGCCTTGATCGGCTTGTCGATCTTCCTGACGGGTGGATGTGCAACGATCGCGCCGCGCAACGTCTTGCCGCAGGCCAGCGCCGCCCAGATCGAGCTCGAAGGATTTCACAACATCCGCTTTTGGGGCGACGCCCCGGCCCGGGATATCCAGGCGATCATGATGGAGGATGCGCCGAGAGCGGAAATGCGGTCGCTGTCAGGAGCTGAAAAACATTCGCCGGTCTCGAACCTGCTTGCGATATCCGGCGGCGCCGAGGATGGCGCCTTCGGCGCCGGCCTGCTGGTCGGCTGGAGCGATGCCGGCACGCGGCCGGTCTTCGACCTCGTCACCGGTGTTAGCTCCGGCGCGTTGATTGCTCCCTTTGCGTTCCTCGGACGCGAGCGTGACGGCCAGTTGCGCGAGATCTTCACCAAATACGGGCGGCAGGACATTTTCACCTACAACGTGCCAGGCTTGCTCAAAGGCTCCGCGCTGGCGGACGACGCGCCCCTGGCGCGATTGATCGAGAAATATGTCGACGATGCCTTTCTGCAGGAAATCGCCAACGAGCGGATCAGGGGCCGCATTTTGCTGATCGGCACCACCAATCTCGATACGCAAAGGCCTGTCATGTGGGACATGGGCCGGATCGCGATGAGCCATAATCCCGACGCGAAAAGCCTGTTCCACAGGATATTGCTGGCATCGGCAACGCTGCCAGGCGTTTTCCCGCCGGTCCGGATTCAGGTCCGCGTCGGCGGACAGAACTATGACGAGCTGCACGTGGATGGTGGCGTCACCAGGCAGGTCTTCATCGCCCCCTCGATATTTTCGTTTACTTTCCACGATCAAAAATCGGCGAGGCCCGCGGCGAAGCCGAGATTGTTCGTGATCAAGAATGGAAAGATCGATCCGGAATGGCAATCCGTCGACGAGAACGTCCTGTCCATTACGCAGCGTTCGATCTCGACGCTCATCAAGAACCAGGGGATCGGCGACCTCTACCGCATCTATTCCGTCACCCGGCGCGATGGAATCGACTTCAATCTTGCGAGCATTCCGCCCGACTTCAAGGACACCAGCGACGAGCCGTTCGATCAGAAATACATGGTCGCGCTTTTCGAGCGCGGCTATGACCTCGCTAGCCACAACTACTCCTGGGTCAAGGCGCCGCCGGGAATGGAATCGGCCACTCAAGTGCACAACGCCCAGAATTGA
- a CDS encoding FAD binding domain-containing protein — translation MINFQYSRARDVADAVRQIAADETAKFIAGGTNLIDLMKDDVERPSRLIDISRLPLRAVEEAAGGGLRIGALVPNSDLAYHPLVEQRYPLLSSAILAGASQQLRNMASTGGNLLQRTRCLYFYDTATPCNKRQPGSGCSAIGGINRISAILGTSEGCIATHPSDMCVALAALEAKVHVVGPAGERVIAFDDFHRVPGNTPQLDTNLHPSEIVTAIELPAQGFANNYSYLKIRDRLSYAFALVSVAAALELDGAAIRQARLALGGVAHKPWRDTAAEAELRGKPANKETFEGVANLLLRDAKGFAHNSFKIDLARRSIVRALTQAALGTPQSQSDKKIR, via the coding sequence ATGATCAATTTCCAGTATTCCCGCGCCCGTGATGTCGCCGATGCAGTACGCCAGATCGCGGCCGACGAGACCGCCAAATTCATTGCGGGCGGCACCAACCTTATCGATCTGATGAAAGACGATGTCGAACGTCCCTCCCGGCTGATCGACATTTCGCGGCTACCCCTCAGGGCCGTCGAAGAAGCCGCGGGCGGCGGACTGCGCATCGGCGCGCTGGTGCCGAATTCCGACCTCGCCTATCATCCGCTGGTCGAGCAGCGTTATCCGCTGCTCTCAAGCGCTATCCTGGCCGGCGCCTCGCAGCAGCTGCGCAACATGGCATCGACCGGCGGAAACCTCCTCCAACGCACGCGCTGCCTTTATTTCTATGACACGGCGACACCCTGCAACAAGCGCCAGCCCGGCAGCGGCTGTTCTGCAATCGGCGGCATCAACCGGATCAGCGCCATCCTGGGGACGAGCGAAGGCTGCATCGCGACACATCCTTCCGACATGTGCGTTGCGCTTGCCGCACTTGAGGCCAAAGTGCATGTCGTCGGTCCCGCTGGCGAGCGCGTGATCGCGTTCGACGATTTTCATCGGGTGCCAGGAAATACACCGCAACTCGACACCAATCTGCATCCGAGCGAGATTGTTACCGCGATCGAGCTGCCCGCGCAGGGCTTTGCAAACAACTATTCCTACCTGAAGATCCGCGATCGTCTTTCCTATGCCTTCGCTCTGGTCTCGGTCGCGGCAGCCCTCGAACTCGACGGCGCCGCGATCAGGCAGGCACGCCTTGCGCTCGGCGGCGTCGCGCACAAGCCGTGGCGGGACACCGCGGCGGAGGCCGAGCTGCGCGGGAAGCCAGCGAATAAAGAGACTTTCGAAGGTGTGGCAAATCTGCTGCTGCGGGATGCCAAGGGCTTTGCGCACAATTCCTTCAAGATTGATTTGGCTCGCCGCAGCATCGTCCGGGCTTTGACGCAGGCGGCGCTGGGCACCCCACAATCGCAGTCCGACAAGAAAATCCGATGA
- a CDS encoding NRAMP family divalent metal transporter: MTEAIRQGARKKPQNMLLRLLGPGLVTGAADDDPSGIATYSRAGAQFGYGLLWTVFLTTPFMIAIQLVSARIGRVTGKGLAANVMELAPRWLVLALVFLLVAANTFNIAADIAAMGESLSLVIGGLNHEHALIFASVSTLLQVFVPYRRYAPVLKFLTLTLFAYVVTALTVNIPWGTALLAAIWPRPTITADYFLMVVAVLGTTISPYLFFWQASQEVEEMNQGKVHRPLRELTRGGLTEIDRIKLDTVVGMFFSNAIAFFIILTTAAVLNANGVTNINSATQAAEALGPLAGDFTFLLFALGIIGTGLLAIPVLAGSAAYGVSEAFGWHATLEAKAPDAVGFYTIIAAATVIGFGLGFTGISAIHMLVWSAVLNGIVAVPIMAMMMVIVTNEGLMGRFKASRWLTMLGWVGTALMAVAVIALFLSFLIG; this comes from the coding sequence ATGACCGAAGCGATCCGCCAAGGGGCCAGGAAGAAGCCTCAAAACATGTTGCTTCGGTTGCTGGGCCCGGGACTGGTGACCGGCGCTGCCGATGACGACCCGTCGGGCATAGCGACCTACTCCCGGGCCGGCGCGCAATTCGGCTACGGCCTGCTCTGGACGGTGTTCTTGACCACACCGTTCATGATTGCAATCCAGCTGGTGAGCGCGCGGATCGGTCGCGTGACCGGCAAGGGCCTCGCCGCCAACGTGATGGAGCTGGCGCCGCGCTGGCTGGTGCTGGCGCTGGTCTTTCTTTTGGTCGCGGCGAACACGTTCAATATCGCAGCCGACATCGCCGCGATGGGAGAATCCCTCTCCCTGGTCATCGGCGGGCTCAACCACGAACATGCCCTGATCTTCGCCTCCGTATCGACCTTGCTGCAGGTCTTCGTGCCGTATCGGCGATACGCGCCGGTGCTCAAATTCCTGACGCTGACGTTGTTTGCCTATGTCGTAACCGCCCTCACCGTGAACATTCCCTGGGGCACGGCGCTGCTGGCGGCAATCTGGCCAAGGCCCACCATCACTGCGGATTACTTCCTGATGGTGGTCGCGGTACTGGGCACGACGATCAGCCCCTATCTCTTCTTCTGGCAGGCTTCGCAGGAAGTCGAGGAGATGAATCAGGGCAAGGTACACCGTCCACTGCGGGAGCTTACCCGGGGCGGTCTGACCGAGATCGACCGCATCAAGCTCGATACCGTGGTCGGCATGTTCTTTTCAAACGCGATCGCCTTTTTCATCATCCTGACCACCGCGGCCGTCCTGAATGCGAACGGCGTCACCAACATCAATTCGGCAACGCAGGCCGCCGAAGCGTTAGGGCCACTAGCGGGCGATTTCACGTTTCTGCTGTTCGCACTCGGCATCATCGGCACCGGCCTGCTGGCGATCCCGGTGCTGGCGGGCTCCGCCGCCTATGGCGTCTCCGAAGCCTTCGGATGGCACGCGACCCTCGAAGCCAAGGCTCCGGACGCCGTCGGATTCTACACGATCATCGCAGCCGCGACCGTGATCGGATTCGGTCTTGGCTTCACCGGAATAAGCGCCATTCACATGCTGGTCTGGAGCGCAGTGCTCAACGGCATTGTCGCGGTTCCGATCATGGCCATGATGATGGTGATTGTCACAAATGAAGGACTGATGGGGCGGTTCAAAGCCAGCCGCTGGCTAACCATGCTGGGCTGGGTCGGCACTGCGCTGATGGCCGTGGCGGTGATCGCCTTGTTCCTTTCCTTCCTTATCGGATAG
- a CDS encoding GNAT family N-acetyltransferase, producing the protein MYRIREVDGQDDEIADALADLHRLTFFDGAPVPEFDHGHWWLAFHETTPIAFAGVVPSTRAINAGYFCRVGVLRKHCGNALQLRLMRALESRARRIGWGCIVSDTTDNLASANNFIRAGYWLYRPQAPWAWPNTLYWRKSII; encoded by the coding sequence ATGTACAGGATTCGCGAGGTCGACGGGCAGGATGACGAAATCGCCGACGCACTCGCCGATCTTCACCGACTGACGTTCTTCGATGGCGCGCCCGTCCCGGAATTCGATCATGGGCACTGGTGGCTCGCCTTCCACGAGACGACCCCGATCGCCTTTGCCGGTGTCGTGCCATCGACGCGGGCGATTAACGCGGGATATTTCTGCCGCGTAGGCGTGCTAAGGAAACACTGCGGCAACGCCCTTCAATTGCGGCTGATGCGTGCGCTCGAATCGAGGGCACGCCGCATCGGCTGGGGCTGCATCGTATCGGATACCACGGACAACCTTGCCTCTGCCAATAACTTCATCCGGGCCGGCTATTGGCTGTACAGGCCACAAGCTCCCTGGGCTTGGCCGAATACGCTCTATTGGCGCAAATCCATCATATGA